One genomic region from Haloarcula taiwanensis encodes:
- a CDS encoding DNA-binding protein, protein MQMRGETEEATVLVVDDEQDIADLYSTWLLTAHDVQTAHSGTEALELVDASVDVVFLDRQMPDMSGDEVLDAIAQQGIDPAVVMVTAVDPDFDIVEMPFDEYLTKPVGRDDLLDTVSEMLVRTTYDEQVQEYFAVASKKATLETQKNTPQLEASDEYQSVNEQFHELRDRVDATAAEIDDFESVFQQFPGSGLSSG, encoded by the coding sequence GTGCAAATGCGTGGTGAGACGGAGGAAGCAACGGTACTCGTGGTCGACGATGAACAAGACATCGCAGATCTGTATTCGACGTGGCTGCTGACTGCACACGACGTTCAGACCGCACACAGCGGTACGGAAGCGCTCGAGTTAGTGGACGCGTCGGTCGATGTCGTTTTTCTGGACCGGCAGATGCCCGACATGAGCGGTGACGAAGTGCTCGACGCTATCGCACAGCAGGGCATCGACCCGGCAGTGGTGATGGTGACAGCCGTCGACCCGGATTTCGACATCGTCGAGATGCCCTTCGACGAGTACCTGACCAAGCCGGTCGGTCGTGATGACCTCCTCGACACTGTCTCGGAGATGCTCGTCCGAACCACGTACGATGAGCAGGTCCAGGAGTACTTCGCCGTGGCTTCAAAGAAGGCAACGCTAGAAACGCAAAAGAACACGCCGCAACTCGAAGCGAGCGACGAATACCAGAGCGTCAACGAGCAGTTCCACGAACTCCGTGACAGAGTCGACGCCACGGCTGCAGAGATTGACGATTTCGAGTCTGTTTTCCAGCAGTTCCCCGGCAGCGGTCTCTCGTCTGGGTGA
- a CDS encoding pyridoxamine 5'-phosphate oxidase, producing MVTVSGPWTSEEMSQFLSAETVPLRLGCRTPAGRPWMLSLWYRFVDGTFECATGADAAVVDYLDYDDDVSFEVSTNEPPYCGVRGNGTATMTADDDKTVLTDLLHRYLGGTDSPLAERLLAPDRREIQITITPDRLHTWDYSNRM from the coding sequence ATGGTGACCGTCTCCGGACCGTGGACGAGCGAGGAAATGTCACAGTTTCTCAGCGCCGAGACTGTGCCACTCCGCCTCGGGTGTCGAACTCCAGCAGGCAGGCCCTGGATGCTCTCGCTGTGGTACCGGTTCGTCGACGGGACCTTCGAGTGTGCGACTGGCGCGGACGCGGCAGTCGTCGACTACCTCGACTACGACGACGACGTCTCGTTCGAGGTTTCGACGAACGAGCCGCCGTACTGCGGTGTCAGGGGTAACGGGACAGCGACGATGACAGCGGACGATGATAAAACCGTTCTCACTGACTTGTTACACCGGTATCTCGGCGGCACTGACTCGCCGCTGGCCGAACGACTGCTTGCACCTGACCGCCGCGAGATACAGATCACTATCACGCCCGACCGCCTCCACACATGGGACTACAGCAACCGAATGTAA
- a CDS encoding segregation/condensation protein A: MTSEGSEPSRGSDSRAGSDATRETEEQRDGDSSGQSSGERSDPRDDADDIPLNITGHEDREPPGGSDDAAALLGDSPDPDDETTAQDSPESDRTTDEDEDEDVEPVEVLVQLADDGEIDPWDIDVVRVTDKFLDRIDDADLRTSGRALFYASVLIRMKSDAMLGEGQTEEEPAEPWEQAMHEDAPIEQPDPFAALESEMDRRLERRRARGMPQTLDELVRDLRDAERDSWWKESREYDTSDSPSGFDRGTQELDYRGADDMRLDEEPSAADVTGTAHAENIDDIIADVHDAVREQYDKGREEVLYREVDTAGGTRVETFLGLLFLAHRGQVRLQQDDLFGDLWIRDPNAATGSDEAIAD; the protein is encoded by the coding sequence ATGACTAGCGAGGGGAGCGAGCCGTCACGCGGCTCGGACTCGCGAGCGGGGAGCGACGCGACCCGCGAGACTGAGGAGCAGCGCGACGGAGACTCCTCGGGACAGTCGAGCGGGGAACGAAGTGACCCACGAGACGATGCCGATGACATCCCGCTCAACATCACCGGGCACGAGGACCGCGAGCCGCCAGGTGGCTCGGACGACGCGGCGGCGCTGCTGGGCGACTCCCCCGACCCAGACGACGAGACAACTGCACAGGACAGCCCCGAAAGCGACCGGACGACCGACGAGGACGAGGACGAAGACGTCGAACCCGTCGAGGTGCTGGTCCAGCTCGCCGACGACGGCGAAATCGACCCGTGGGACATTGACGTGGTGCGGGTCACCGACAAATTCCTCGACCGCATCGACGACGCGGACTTGCGCACGTCGGGGCGGGCGCTGTTCTACGCGAGCGTCCTGATTCGGATGAAAAGCGACGCGATGCTCGGCGAGGGACAGACTGAGGAGGAGCCGGCCGAGCCATGGGAGCAGGCGATGCACGAGGACGCTCCAATCGAACAGCCCGACCCCTTCGCCGCCCTCGAGTCGGAGATGGACCGCCGGCTCGAACGCCGCCGCGCCCGCGGGATGCCACAGACGCTCGACGAACTGGTCCGGGACCTCCGGGACGCCGAACGGGACTCCTGGTGGAAAGAATCTCGGGAGTACGACACCAGCGACTCCCCGAGCGGCTTCGACCGCGGGACCCAGGAACTGGACTACCGCGGGGCCGACGACATGCGACTGGACGAGGAGCCGTCGGCTGCTGACGTGACCGGGACGGCCCACGCCGAGAACATCGACGACATCATCGCCGACGTCCACGACGCCGTCCGCGAGCAGTACGACAAGGGCCGCGAGGAAGTGCTGTACCGCGAGGTCGACACCGCTGGCGGGACTCGCGTCGAGACGTTCCTCGGATTACTCTTTTTGGCTCACCGCGGACAGGTCCGACTCCAGCAAGACGACCTGTTCGGCGACCTCTGGATTCGGGACCCAAACGCCGCGACTGGGTCGGACGAGGCCATCGCGGACTGA
- a CDS encoding chromosome segregation protein SMC — MHIKELVLDNFKSFGRKTRIPFYEDFTTISGPNGSGKSNIIDAILFALGLARTSGIRAEKLTDLIYNPGHADEDAEYDGERQASVEVILANDDRTLSRSQVVNAAGTEDVGDVDEIAIKRRVKETEDNYYSYYYINGRSVNLSDIQDLLAQAGVTPEGYNVVMQGDVTEIINMTAGSRREIIDEIAGVAQFDAKKADAFDELEVVQERIDEAELRIEEKQERLDQLEDERETALQYQDLREEKEEYEGYRKAAELEDKREELAAVEETIDELESELTELQTELDERQGAVIRLEDELHELNQEIERKGEDEQLAIKRDIEEIKGDISRLEDKIESAEETVEAAENERRQAFVQIDRKQETIDDLESDIREAKVAKSNVKADIAEKESELAEVQQRIDEVGEEFQEVKDELETKRSRLETLKSEKNDLQREQDRLLDEARRRSNAEDEKRAAIEEAEAEIPDLEADIEDLQTELEKAKQNKATIGEVVDDLRAEKRELQSDLDELEDEISAKQQEYAQLEAKAGEDGDSSYGRAVTAILNASQDGVHGTVGQLGGVDPEYATACETAAGGRLAHVVVDDDSVGQRCIEYLKSRSAGRATFLPITQMQNRSLGSLPSADGVVDFAYNLVDFDPEYAGIFSYVLGDTVVVDSMDTARDLMGEYRMVTLDGDLVEKSGAMTGGSSSGTRYSFSGGAGKLERVATRINELEDERADVREDLRDVEERLDDARDRESDATEQVRDIETSIERKESALEDTRDRIDQLEADLEEIAAEREDVADQMDDLEADIEAKTEEIDALQADIDDLEAEVEDSELPDLTDRRESIEADIDALEDRQSDLDAELNEYQLEKQYAEEAIEDLHDDIEAAQNRKAEHEERIDDLEAEVAEKEELKAEKEQAVADLEEELSELKSEREDLKADLQEAKEARDEQQAAVSEIERDLESEQETQERLEWEIDELEAQVGDYDPEDVPDHETVEREIDRLETEMEKLEPVNMRAIEEYDRVNDDLQELEDKKATLVEEADGIRDRIDTYEARKKETFMESFTEINDQFQNIFERLSNGTGHLHLEDEDDPFEGGLTMKAQPGDKPIQRLNAMSGGEKSLTALAFIFAIQRHNPAPFYALDEVDAFLDAANADLVGELVDELAGDAQFVVVSHRSAMLERSERAIGVMMQGDNVSAVTGIDLSGEGDGDEEVPADD; from the coding sequence ATGCATATCAAAGAGCTCGTCCTCGACAATTTCAAGAGCTTCGGGCGGAAGACCCGAATCCCGTTCTACGAAGATTTTACCACTATTAGCGGTCCGAACGGCTCGGGCAAGTCCAACATCATCGACGCCATCTTGTTCGCGCTCGGACTGGCTCGCACCTCGGGCATCCGCGCCGAGAAGCTCACCGACCTCATCTACAACCCCGGCCACGCCGACGAGGACGCCGAGTACGACGGCGAGCGCCAGGCCAGCGTCGAGGTCATCTTAGCGAACGACGACCGCACGCTCTCCCGCTCGCAGGTCGTCAACGCCGCCGGCACCGAAGACGTGGGCGACGTGGACGAGATCGCAATCAAACGCCGCGTCAAGGAGACCGAGGACAACTACTACTCCTACTACTACATCAACGGCCGCTCGGTCAACCTCTCGGACATTCAGGACCTGCTCGCGCAGGCGGGCGTGACGCCGGAGGGATACAACGTCGTCATGCAGGGCGACGTGACCGAGATCATCAACATGACGGCCGGCTCCCGTCGGGAAATTATCGACGAGATCGCCGGCGTCGCTCAGTTCGACGCAAAAAAGGCCGACGCCTTCGACGAACTGGAGGTCGTCCAGGAGCGCATCGACGAGGCCGAACTCCGCATCGAGGAGAAACAGGAGCGGCTGGACCAACTGGAAGACGAGCGCGAGACGGCGCTGCAGTACCAGGACCTCCGCGAGGAGAAAGAGGAGTACGAGGGCTACCGCAAGGCCGCCGAACTCGAAGACAAGCGCGAGGAACTGGCCGCCGTCGAGGAAACTATCGACGAGCTCGAAAGCGAACTCACCGAACTACAGACGGAACTCGACGAGCGTCAGGGTGCGGTCATCCGGCTGGAGGACGAACTCCACGAGCTCAATCAGGAAATCGAGCGCAAGGGCGAGGACGAACAGCTCGCCATCAAGCGGGACATCGAGGAGATAAAGGGCGACATCTCGCGGCTGGAGGACAAAATCGAATCCGCCGAGGAAACCGTCGAGGCCGCCGAAAACGAGCGCCGACAGGCGTTCGTCCAGATAGACCGCAAGCAGGAGACCATCGACGACCTCGAAAGCGACATCCGCGAGGCGAAAGTCGCCAAGTCAAACGTCAAGGCCGACATCGCCGAGAAGGAGTCCGAACTCGCCGAGGTTCAACAGCGCATCGACGAGGTCGGCGAGGAGTTCCAGGAGGTCAAGGACGAACTGGAGACAAAGCGCTCGCGACTGGAGACGCTCAAAAGCGAGAAAAACGACCTCCAGCGTGAGCAGGACCGCCTGCTCGATGAGGCCCGGCGGCGCTCGAACGCCGAGGACGAGAAGCGCGCGGCCATCGAGGAAGCGGAGGCCGAGATTCCCGACCTCGAAGCCGACATCGAGGACTTGCAGACGGAACTGGAGAAGGCAAAGCAGAACAAGGCGACCATCGGCGAAGTCGTCGATGACCTTCGGGCCGAGAAGCGGGAACTCCAGTCGGACTTGGACGAGCTGGAAGACGAAATCAGCGCGAAACAGCAGGAGTACGCCCAGCTAGAGGCGAAGGCCGGCGAAGACGGCGACTCCTCCTACGGCCGCGCGGTCACGGCGATTCTCAACGCCAGCCAGGACGGCGTCCACGGCACCGTCGGCCAACTCGGCGGGGTCGACCCCGAGTACGCCACGGCCTGTGAAACGGCGGCCGGCGGGCGGCTCGCTCACGTCGTCGTTGACGACGACAGCGTGGGCCAGCGCTGTATCGAGTACCTCAAGTCACGTAGTGCCGGCCGGGCGACGTTCCTCCCGATTACGCAGATGCAGAACCGCTCGCTGGGGTCGCTGCCCAGCGCCGACGGCGTCGTCGACTTCGCGTACAACCTCGTGGACTTTGACCCCGAGTACGCGGGCATCTTCTCGTACGTGCTCGGCGACACCGTCGTCGTCGACAGCATGGACACCGCCCGCGACCTGATGGGCGAGTACCGGATGGTCACGCTGGACGGCGACCTCGTCGAGAAGTCCGGCGCGATGACCGGCGGCTCCTCGTCGGGCACGCGCTACTCCTTCTCGGGCGGGGCGGGCAAGCTCGAACGCGTCGCCACGCGCATCAACGAACTCGAAGACGAGCGGGCCGACGTGCGCGAGGACCTCCGGGACGTGGAGGAGCGCCTCGACGACGCCCGCGACCGCGAGTCCGACGCGACCGAGCAGGTCCGGGACATCGAGACGAGCATCGAGCGCAAGGAGAGCGCCCTCGAAGACACCCGCGACCGCATCGACCAGCTGGAGGCCGACCTCGAAGAGATAGCCGCCGAGCGCGAGGACGTGGCCGACCAGATGGACGACCTGGAGGCCGACATCGAGGCAAAGACCGAGGAAATCGACGCGCTCCAGGCCGACATCGACGACCTGGAGGCCGAGGTCGAGGACTCGGAACTGCCGGACCTGACCGACCGCCGCGAGTCCATCGAGGCCGACATCGACGCGCTCGAAGACCGCCAGAGCGACCTCGACGCCGAACTCAACGAGTACCAACTGGAGAAACAGTACGCCGAGGAGGCCATCGAGGACCTTCACGACGACATCGAGGCCGCACAGAACCGGAAGGCCGAACACGAGGAGCGTATCGACGACCTCGAAGCGGAAGTCGCCGAGAAAGAGGAGCTGAAAGCCGAGAAGGAGCAGGCCGTCGCCGATTTGGAGGAGGAACTGTCGGAACTCAAGTCCGAACGCGAGGACCTGAAAGCCGACCTGCAGGAGGCCAAAGAGGCCCGCGACGAGCAACAGGCCGCGGTCTCGGAGATCGAGCGTGACCTCGAATCAGAGCAGGAAACGCAGGAGCGTCTGGAGTGGGAAATCGATGAACTCGAAGCGCAGGTCGGCGACTACGACCCCGAGGACGTGCCAGACCACGAGACCGTCGAGCGGGAAATCGACCGACTCGAAACGGAGATGGAGAAACTGGAGCCGGTCAACATGCGGGCTATCGAGGAGTACGACCGGGTCAACGACGACCTGCAGGAACTCGAAGACAAGAAGGCGACGCTGGTCGAGGAGGCCGACGGCATCCGCGACCGCATCGACACCTACGAGGCGCGCAAGAAGGAGACGTTCATGGAGTCGTTCACGGAGATCAACGACCAGTTCCAGAACATCTTCGAGCGGCTCTCGAACGGTACCGGCCACCTCCACCTCGAAGACGAGGACGACCCCTTCGAGGGCGGGCTGACGATGAAGGCCCAGCCGGGCGACAAGCCCATCCAGCGGCTGAACGCGATGTCCGGCGGCGAGAAGTCCCTGACCGCGCTGGCCTTTATTTTCGCCATCCAGCGGCACAACCCCGCGCCGTTCTACGCGCTTGACGAGGTCGACGCCTTCCTCGATGCGGCCAACGCCGACCTCGTGGGCGAACTGGTGGACGAACTCGCCGGGGACGCTCAGTTCGTCGTCGTCTCGCACCGCTCGGCCATGCTGGAGCGGTCCGAGCGGGCCATCGGCGTGATGATGCAGGGCGACAACGTGAGCGCCGTAACTGGCATCGACCTCTCTGGCGAGGGCGACGGCGACGAGGAGGTGCCCGCTGATGACTAG
- a CDS encoding glutaminyl-tRNA synthase (glutamine-hydrolyzing) subunit B: protein MTAQASESRELAAVIGLEVHVQLETATKIFCGCSTDVADAEPNTHTCPVCLGLPGALPVVNEGAVEAAVKVGKAIDADIPEETAFHRKNYYYPDLPKNFQITQYDSPICQDGELEFTVEGERRSVDIRRAHLEEDPGSIKHVREGSGPLESRTCSIERADYTLVDYNRAGTPLMEIVTEPDFRAPGEVRSFLEKLEEVLEYLGVFDATRDGSLRIDANLSMVEAGEVDDDGDIDEAVLEDANRTEVKNISSHKGAEQALSFEASRQRKLIQSGRAVEQETRHFNETHGNTVSMRSKEEEKDYRYFREADLPPLRVSHWKDEVPIPELPDARRERFVAEYGLSEEAASKLTSTKQVADFFEDVAERFDANLAATWVADNLLGELNYRDMAITDIDDRFDEVTRLVELVAEDEITAKNAHETVLREMLDTGDDPDTVVDREGLGKTTGDEVQQAVVEAIDENPDAVEDYHSGEDGAINFLVGQVMQKTGGSADPGDVNGLLREELES from the coding sequence ATGACCGCACAAGCGTCCGAGTCCCGCGAACTCGCGGCCGTCATCGGGCTGGAGGTCCACGTCCAGCTTGAGACGGCGACGAAGATCTTCTGTGGCTGCTCGACCGACGTGGCCGACGCCGAGCCCAACACCCACACGTGCCCGGTGTGTCTCGGCCTCCCCGGCGCGCTCCCCGTGGTCAACGAGGGGGCCGTCGAGGCGGCGGTGAAGGTCGGCAAGGCTATCGACGCCGATATCCCGGAAGAGACCGCCTTCCACCGGAAGAACTACTACTACCCCGACCTCCCGAAGAACTTCCAGATAACGCAATACGATTCGCCCATCTGCCAGGACGGGGAACTGGAGTTCACCGTCGAGGGCGAGCGCCGCAGCGTCGACATCCGCCGTGCGCATCTGGAAGAGGACCCCGGTTCTATCAAGCACGTCCGCGAGGGGTCCGGCCCGCTCGAATCCCGGACCTGCTCCATCGAGCGCGCGGATTACACGCTCGTCGACTACAACCGCGCCGGGACGCCGCTGATGGAGATTGTCACGGAACCGGACTTCCGCGCGCCGGGCGAGGTCCGGTCGTTCCTCGAAAAGCTCGAAGAGGTGCTGGAGTATCTAGGCGTGTTCGACGCAACGCGGGACGGCAGCCTCCGCATCGACGCGAACCTCTCGATGGTCGAGGCGGGCGAGGTGGACGACGACGGCGACATCGACGAGGCCGTCCTCGAAGACGCCAACCGCACCGAAGTCAAGAACATCTCCAGTCACAAGGGCGCGGAGCAGGCGCTGTCCTTCGAGGCCTCCCGCCAGCGGAAGCTTATCCAGTCCGGCCGCGCCGTCGAACAGGAGACCCGCCACTTCAACGAGACACACGGCAACACAGTGTCGATGCGCTCGAAGGAGGAAGAGAAGGACTACCGCTACTTCCGGGAGGCCGACCTGCCGCCCCTGCGAGTCAGCCACTGGAAGGACGAGGTCCCGATTCCGGAACTCCCCGACGCCCGCCGCGAGCGGTTCGTCGCCGAGTACGGTCTCAGCGAGGAGGCTGCCTCGAAGCTCACGAGCACGAAACAGGTCGCGGACTTCTTCGAGGACGTGGCCGAGCGCTTCGATGCCAACCTCGCCGCAACGTGGGTCGCCGACAATCTGCTTGGCGAACTGAACTACCGGGACATGGCTATCACCGACATCGACGACCGGTTCGACGAGGTGACGCGCCTGGTCGAACTCGTCGCGGAGGACGAAATCACCGCCAAAAACGCTCACGAGACGGTCCTGCGGGAGATGCTCGACACCGGCGACGACCCCGATACCGTCGTTGACCGCGAGGGACTGGGCAAGACCACCGGCGACGAGGTCCAGCAGGCTGTCGTGGAAGCCATCGACGAGAACCCCGACGCCGTCGAGGACTACCACAGCGGCGAGGACGGCGCAATCAACTTCCTCGTCGGGCAGGTCATGCAAAAGACCGGCGGGAGCGCCGACCCCGGCGACGTGAACGGGCTGCTGCGCGAGGAACTGGAGAGCTAG
- a CDS encoding DNA topoisomerase I: MRLIITEKDNAARRIAEILSEGGASANRRNGVNVYRWGDTRVVGLSGHVVGVDFPEEYNDWRDVEPVELIDADVTKEPTQENIVTTLQQLAREADEATIATDYDREGELIGKEAYELIREETDVPVDRVRFSSITEREVREAFANPDDIDFDLAAAGEARQIIDLVWGAALTRFLSLSARQLGDDFISVGRVQSPTLKLIVDREREIQAFDPEDYWEIFADLQKNGSAFEAQYFYDDDGTEAERVWVEEDADNAYADLTSVDAATVTSVRRRTRTDSPPTPFNTTAFISAASSLGYSAQQAMSIAEELYTTGYITYPRTDNTVYPDDLEEDALLDEFVGAGHFGEDAEALLEQEDITATEGDEETTDHPPIHPTGEIPPKVDLSDDEWEIYELVVRRFFATVAEAATWEHLRVVAEAGGRSLKANGKRLVEPGYHEVYPYSSASENHVPDVEEGEELAISEVRMEEKQTQPPRRYGQSRLIQTMEDKGLGTKSTRHNSIEKLYDRGYIEGDPPRPTTLAMAVVEAAEEFADHVVSDEMTAQLEADMTAIANGEATLDDVADESREMLKRVFEELRESREEIGEHLQESLKADKTLGPCPKCGEDMLVRRSRQGSYFVGCDGFPECRNTLPLPSSGEPQVLEDHCEEHDMHHVKMLAGRDTFVHGCPRCEAEKADESEDEVIGPCPDCGDEHDGELAIKHLRSGSRLVGCTRYPECDYSLPLPRNGDISVTDAFCEEHDLPELVIDADSDDPWELGCPICNYEEYQARTAVEDLEDLNGIGSATAEKLGDAGVDSLAALREADPDTIATEVQGVSATQVREWQDELEA; the protein is encoded by the coding sequence ATGCGGCTGATTATCACCGAGAAAGACAACGCCGCTCGCCGCATTGCGGAGATCCTCTCAGAAGGAGGTGCGTCCGCGAATCGGCGCAACGGCGTCAACGTCTATCGGTGGGGTGACACCCGCGTGGTCGGCCTCTCCGGACACGTCGTCGGCGTCGACTTCCCCGAGGAGTACAACGACTGGCGCGACGTGGAGCCGGTCGAACTCATCGACGCCGACGTGACGAAGGAACCGACGCAGGAGAACATCGTCACGACGCTGCAGCAACTGGCGCGGGAGGCCGACGAGGCCACCATCGCGACAGACTACGACCGGGAGGGGGAACTCATCGGCAAGGAGGCCTACGAACTCATCCGCGAGGAGACTGACGTGCCCGTCGACCGCGTCCGCTTTTCCTCGATTACCGAGCGGGAGGTCCGCGAGGCCTTCGCCAACCCCGACGACATCGACTTCGATCTCGCGGCCGCGGGCGAGGCCCGCCAGATTATCGACCTCGTGTGGGGCGCGGCGCTGACGCGCTTCCTCTCGCTGTCGGCCCGGCAACTGGGCGACGACTTCATCTCCGTCGGCCGGGTCCAGTCGCCGACGCTGAAGCTCATCGTCGACCGCGAGCGCGAGATACAGGCGTTCGACCCCGAGGACTACTGGGAGATATTCGCCGACCTCCAGAAGAACGGCTCGGCCTTCGAGGCCCAGTACTTCTACGACGACGACGGCACCGAGGCCGAGCGCGTCTGGGTCGAAGAGGACGCCGACAACGCCTACGCCGACCTGACGAGCGTCGACGCGGCGACGGTGACGAGCGTCCGCCGCCGGACCCGCACCGACAGCCCGCCGACGCCGTTCAACACCACCGCCTTCATCTCCGCTGCGAGTTCACTGGGCTACTCCGCCCAGCAGGCGATGTCAATCGCCGAGGAGCTGTACACCACCGGCTACATCACCTACCCGCGAACGGACAACACGGTCTACCCGGACGACCTCGAAGAGGACGCCCTGCTCGATGAGTTCGTCGGAGCCGGCCACTTCGGCGAGGACGCCGAGGCCCTGCTGGAGCAGGAGGACATCACCGCCACCGAGGGCGACGAGGAGACCACCGACCACCCGCCCATCCACCCGACGGGCGAGATTCCGCCGAAGGTCGACCTCTCCGACGACGAGTGGGAGATTTACGAACTGGTCGTCCGGCGGTTCTTCGCGACGGTCGCCGAGGCCGCGACGTGGGAGCACCTCCGCGTCGTCGCCGAGGCCGGCGGCCGCTCGCTGAAGGCCAACGGCAAGCGCCTGGTCGAACCGGGCTACCACGAGGTGTATCCCTACTCCAGCGCCAGCGAGAACCACGTCCCCGACGTCGAAGAGGGCGAGGAACTGGCCATCTCGGAGGTCCGGATGGAGGAGAAACAGACCCAGCCGCCCCGCCGCTACGGCCAGTCGCGGCTCATCCAGACGATGGAGGACAAGGGGCTGGGGACGAAGAGCACGCGCCACAACTCCATCGAGAAACTGTACGACCGCGGCTACATCGAGGGCGACCCGCCGCGGCCGACGACGCTGGCGATGGCCGTCGTCGAGGCCGCCGAGGAGTTCGCCGACCACGTCGTCAGCGACGAGATGACTGCCCAGCTGGAGGCGGACATGACCGCCATCGCCAACGGCGAGGCGACGCTCGACGACGTGGCCGACGAGTCCCGTGAGATGCTCAAACGGGTGTTCGAGGAACTGCGCGAGTCCCGCGAGGAAATCGGCGAGCACCTCCAGGAGTCGCTGAAAGCCGACAAGACGCTCGGTCCCTGTCCCAAGTGCGGCGAGGACATGCTGGTCCGGCGGTCACGCCAAGGATCGTACTTCGTCGGCTGTGACGGCTTCCCCGAGTGTCGCAACACGCTCCCGCTGCCCTCCTCGGGCGAACCGCAAGTGCTCGAAGACCACTGCGAGGAGCACGACATGCACCACGTCAAGATGCTCGCTGGCCGGGACACCTTCGTCCACGGCTGTCCCCGCTGTGAGGCCGAGAAGGCCGACGAGAGCGAGGACGAAGTGATTGGGCCGTGTCCTGATTGTGGCGACGAGCACGACGGAGAGTTGGCCATCAAACACCTCCGCTCGGGCTCCCGGCTCGTCGGCTGTACGCGCTACCCCGAGTGTGACTACTCGCTGCCGCTGCCCCGCAACGGCGACATCTCGGTGACCGACGCCTTCTGCGAGGAGCACGACCTGCCGGAGCTGGTCATCGACGCCGACAGCGACGACCCCTGGGAGCTTGGCTGCCCCATCTGCAACTACGAGGAGTACCAGGCCCGCACGGCCGTCGAAGACCTAGAGGACCTGAACGGCATCGGCTCGGCGACCGCGGAGAAGCTCGGCGACGCCGGGGTCGACTCGCTGGCGGCGCTCCGGGAGGCCGACCCAGACACCATCGCTACCGAAGTTCAGGGCGTCAGCGCCACGCAGGTCCGGGAGTGGCAGGACGAACTGGAAGCCTGA
- a CDS encoding (2Fe-2S)-binding protein — MQRLTTVETVHEDGSWLFTAEDPYGDLEEVVLVPCDDGVEAWVNRCTHEAQRFDTGRGVPMRDDQLICPRHGSLFDACDGGCDNGDAAGTTLPGVEISETHGDVFLTDDDYAFAHEGGIDDDGPSSTSHLQL; from the coding sequence GTGCAGCGACTTACGACAGTCGAGACGGTCCACGAAGACGGGTCATGGCTGTTCACCGCGGAAGACCCTTACGGCGACCTCGAAGAGGTCGTTCTCGTCCCCTGTGACGACGGCGTCGAGGCGTGGGTGAACCGATGTACGCACGAAGCACAGCGGTTCGACACCGGACGAGGTGTCCCGATGCGGGACGACCAGCTCATCTGCCCCCGACACGGTTCGCTGTTCGATGCCTGCGACGGCGGCTGTGACAACGGCGACGCCGCTGGGACGACGCTCCCCGGGGTCGAGATATCGGAGACCCACGGCGACGTGTTCCTCACCGACGACGACTACGCGTTCGCCCACGAGGGTGGCATCGACGACGACGGCCCGAGTTCCACGTCCCACCTCCAGTTGTGA
- a CDS encoding geranylgeranylglyceryl/heptaprenylglyceryl phosphate synthase — translation MSDWADWDHIVKIDPDKTLVDGETFEDVAATGTDAIEVGGTTGMTEEKMKRVVDACGKHDIPVYIEPSNPASVVHSDRHDGYLIPVVMNAGDVAWITGAHKEWIRIDDEIDWSRTFTEAYIVMNPEASVASYTQANCDLDAADVAAYAEAAEHLLGQEIVYVEYSGMLGDTDIVAAAADALDDATLFYGGGIHDYESARTMAQHADTIVVGDLVHDEGVEAVRETVQGAKDATATVR, via the coding sequence ATGAGCGACTGGGCGGACTGGGACCACATCGTGAAGATAGACCCCGACAAGACGCTGGTCGACGGAGAGACCTTCGAAGACGTCGCGGCGACGGGGACCGACGCCATCGAAGTCGGCGGGACCACCGGAATGACAGAGGAGAAGATGAAGCGGGTCGTCGACGCCTGCGGGAAACACGACATCCCCGTGTACATCGAGCCGTCTAATCCCGCGTCGGTCGTCCACAGCGACCGTCACGACGGCTATCTCATCCCGGTCGTGATGAATGCTGGCGACGTGGCCTGGATCACTGGCGCGCACAAGGAGTGGATACGCATCGACGACGAGATCGACTGGTCGCGGACCTTCACGGAGGCCTACATCGTCATGAACCCGGAGGCGTCGGTGGCGTCCTACACGCAGGCCAACTGCGACCTCGACGCGGCCGACGTGGCCGCTTACGCCGAAGCCGCCGAGCATCTCCTCGGGCAGGAAATCGTCTACGTCGAGTACTCGGGGATGCTCGGCGACACCGACATCGTCGCCGCCGCCGCAGACGCGCTCGACGACGCGACGCTGTTCTATGGCGGCGGCATCCACGATTACGAGTCCGCCCGCACCATGGCACAGCACGCCGATACCATCGTCGTCGGCGACCTCGTCCACGACGAAGGCGTCGAGGCAGTGCGAGAGACGGTGCAAGGCGCGAAGGACGCCACGGCGACCGTTCGGTAG